In the genome of Streptomyces collinus, one region contains:
- a CDS encoding serine/threonine-protein kinase, whose protein sequence is MSQAPQEPPGAQPRTCQRPACDGTYEDVGGGELYCDTCGLAPVVAAGGPPSGDGMVASPPTGVTAGGRGGSRGSAGSGSSRSSGRSSRTSSQSSKSRRSVSGRLSRSLSGKSTGRSVSVRSSGSTAGSGSRGRLGAGLVQVPPIPRPDPREMVLDNPEVPERKRFCSRSDCGAPVGRARGDRPGRTEGFCTKCGHPYSFVPKLKAGDVVHGQYEVVGCLAHGGLGWIYLAVDRAVSDRWVVLKGLLDTGDQDAMAAAISERRFLAEIEHANIVRIYNFVEHLDQRTGSLDGYIVMEYVGGKSLKEIANARRTAQGRRDPLPVEQACAYGIEALEALGHLHSRNLLYCDFKVDNAIQTEDQLKLIDMGAVRRMDDEESAIYGTVGYQAPEVAEAGPSVASDLFTVARTLAVLTFDFQGYTNVYADSLPDPDHIEVFRQYESFYRLLVRATDPDPARRFASAQEMTEQLTGVLREVVSLQTGRARPALSTLFGPELRVTDTELFPRLDGEVSRLGARVVRRSGARAGAPAALPDPQRPGPAHSLVKPVDTPSAAFALPVPRVDPTDPNAGFLAGLMTSAPAELLGALAAAPAPSIETRLRQIRAWLETGDPAAALQALVALEGERPDDWRVVWYRGVAALVTGDDEGAALAFDAIYDAFPGEIAPKLALGLCAEVLGQLDNAAEYYRLVWSTDPSYVSAAFGLARVQLATGDRLGAVRTLESVPESSIHYTAARVAAVRARLRQRTASASDAAFLGDLTAAAAQVEALEAYGLDPARREQLSAEVLGCALDWVLSGGQGSAPPAAGGRTLLGSGLDERGLRFGLERSYRTLARLARGGEERIDLVERANRYRPRTWV, encoded by the coding sequence ATGAGTCAGGCACCGCAGGAGCCGCCCGGCGCGCAGCCACGCACCTGCCAGCGTCCCGCCTGCGACGGTACGTACGAGGACGTGGGCGGGGGCGAGCTGTACTGCGACACCTGCGGTCTGGCCCCGGTCGTCGCGGCCGGGGGTCCCCCCTCCGGGGACGGCATGGTCGCTTCGCCCCCCACCGGCGTGACCGCCGGCGGCAGGGGCGGCTCCCGCGGGTCCGCGGGCAGCGGCAGTTCCCGCTCCAGCGGCCGCAGTTCGCGGACGTCGTCGCAGTCGTCGAAGTCGCGCCGCTCGGTGTCGGGGCGCCTGTCGCGGTCCCTGTCGGGCAAGTCGACGGGCCGCTCGGTGTCGGTGCGCAGCTCCGGTTCGACCGCCGGTTCCGGGTCCCGGGGCCGGCTGGGCGCCGGTCTGGTGCAGGTGCCGCCGATCCCGCGGCCCGACCCGCGCGAGATGGTCCTGGACAACCCCGAGGTGCCCGAGCGGAAGCGGTTCTGCTCGCGCTCCGACTGCGGCGCCCCGGTGGGCCGGGCGCGCGGCGACCGTCCGGGCCGCACGGAGGGCTTCTGCACCAAGTGCGGCCATCCGTACTCCTTCGTGCCGAAGCTCAAGGCCGGGGACGTGGTGCACGGCCAGTACGAGGTGGTCGGCTGCCTGGCGCACGGCGGGCTGGGCTGGATCTACCTCGCCGTCGACCGGGCGGTCTCGGACCGCTGGGTGGTCCTCAAGGGCCTGCTGGACACGGGCGACCAGGACGCGATGGCGGCGGCGATCTCCGAGCGGCGCTTCCTCGCGGAGATCGAGCACGCCAACATCGTGCGGATCTACAACTTCGTGGAACACCTGGACCAGCGCACGGGTTCGCTCGACGGCTACATCGTCATGGAGTACGTCGGCGGCAAGTCCCTCAAGGAGATCGCCAACGCCCGCCGCACCGCCCAGGGCAGGCGCGACCCGCTGCCGGTGGAGCAGGCGTGCGCTTACGGCATCGAGGCGCTGGAGGCGCTCGGGCACCTGCACAGCCGGAACCTGCTGTACTGCGACTTCAAGGTCGACAACGCGATCCAGACCGAGGACCAGCTGAAGCTGATCGACATGGGCGCGGTGCGCAGGATGGACGACGAGGAGTCGGCCATCTACGGCACGGTCGGCTACCAGGCCCCGGAGGTGGCGGAGGCGGGCCCGTCGGTGGCGAGCGACCTGTTCACCGTCGCCCGCACCCTGGCCGTTCTGACCTTCGACTTCCAGGGCTACACGAACGTCTACGCCGACTCCCTGCCCGACCCGGACCACATCGAGGTGTTCCGGCAGTACGAGTCGTTCTACCGGCTCTTGGTCCGTGCCACCGACCCCGACCCGGCCCGCCGGTTCGCGTCCGCGCAGGAGATGACCGAGCAGCTGACGGGTGTACTGCGGGAGGTCGTCTCCCTCCAGACGGGCCGCGCCCGCCCGGCCCTTTCGACACTGTTCGGGCCGGAACTTCGGGTGACGGACACGGAGTTGTTCCCGAGACTGGACGGCGAGGTGTCCCGTCTGGGGGCCCGGGTGGTGCGGCGGAGCGGGGCTCGTGCCGGTGCTCCCGCCGCCCTGCCCGATCCGCAGCGGCCGGGGCCCGCACACAGCCTCGTCAAGCCCGTCGACACCCCCTCCGCCGCGTTCGCCCTGCCCGTCCCGCGCGTCGACCCGACCGACCCCAACGCCGGTTTCCTGGCGGGCCTGATGACCTCGGCGCCCGCGGAACTGCTCGGCGCCCTGGCCGCCGCGCCGGCCCCGTCGATCGAGACCCGGCTGCGGCAGATCCGGGCCTGGCTGGAGACCGGTGATCCGGCCGCCGCACTGCAGGCGCTGGTCGCGCTGGAGGGCGAGCGGCCCGACGACTGGCGGGTGGTCTGGTACCGGGGCGTGGCCGCGCTGGTCACGGGCGACGACGAGGGCGCCGCGCTGGCCTTCGACGCGATCTACGACGCCTTCCCGGGTGAGATCGCGCCCAAGCTGGCACTGGGCCTGTGCGCGGAGGTGCTGGGGCAGCTCGACAACGCCGCCGAGTACTACCGGCTGGTGTGGTCGACCGACCCGAGCTACGTGAGCGCCGCGTTCGGCCTGGCCCGCGTCCAGCTGGCGACCGGGGACCGGCTCGGTGCCGTACGGACGCTGGAGTCGGTCCCGGAGTCCTCCATCCACTACACGGCCGCCCGGGTGGCGGCCGTGCGGGCGCGGCTGCGGCAGCGCACGGCGAGCGCCTCCGACGCGGCGTTCCTGGGGGATCTGACGGCGGCCGCCGCGCAGGTCGAGGCGCTGGAGGCGTACGGTCTGGATCCGGCGCGGCGGGAACAGTTGTCGGCCGAAGTCCTCGGTTGCGCGCTGGACTGGGTACTCTCCGGGGGCCAGGGTTCCGCCCCTCCCGCCGCCGGGGGACGGACGCTGCTCGGCAGCGGCCTGGACGAGCGGGGCCTGCGTTTCGGCCTGGAACGCTCGTACCGCACGCTGGCCCGGCTGGCGCGGGGCGGCGAGGAGAGGATCGACCTGGTGGAACGTGCCAATCGTTACCGCCCCCGGACGTGGGTGTAG
- a CDS encoding PP2C family serine/threonine-protein phosphatase, whose translation MSQMPQLSACPSCEEPLESGDRFCGACGYDLSAVPERPQDNPTITMNGSVPGQGAPAGEYPEPPSAPPAGAAWPAPGPDGTGAPEAVHLSTDLPGTDSGGSALPPQAPPPPSAPPAAAAGVRFDRPRQPDGAAVAPEIYQTQPDEYLLQAPDPRVSAEPAAQAAGAGGKVCVACRAGRVDDDGYCENCGHAQPRERDHMEQESGPLAAVSDRGLRHHRNEDAFAIGTTTLPDGSPASVAIVCDGVSSATRPDDASAAASKAAGETLLAALPRGTHPQQAMHDAILAASRAVNSLAAEPATALEQAPHQNAPACTIVGAVVTSGLLIVGWVGDSRAYWVPVDRSAPPARLTEDDSWAAQMVAAGLMNEAEAYADERAHAITGWLGADAYELEPHTAAFKPDRPGVVVVCTDGLWNYAEAAEEMARVVPLDAATQPLHSARVLVGHALDGGGHDNVTVALVPFPAVPQGAGSA comes from the coding sequence ATGTCGCAGATGCCCCAGTTGTCCGCCTGCCCGAGTTGCGAGGAACCCCTCGAATCGGGTGACCGTTTCTGCGGCGCGTGCGGATATGACCTGTCCGCCGTGCCGGAACGGCCGCAGGACAACCCGACCATCACCATGAACGGCTCGGTGCCCGGACAGGGCGCTCCGGCCGGCGAGTATCCCGAGCCCCCGTCGGCGCCCCCCGCCGGCGCGGCCTGGCCCGCCCCCGGGCCGGACGGCACGGGAGCCCCGGAGGCGGTGCACCTGTCGACGGACCTGCCGGGCACGGACTCGGGCGGCTCGGCCCTGCCGCCTCAGGCGCCCCCGCCACCGAGTGCCCCGCCGGCCGCGGCCGCGGGCGTGCGCTTCGACCGGCCGCGGCAGCCCGACGGGGCTGCGGTGGCGCCGGAGATCTACCAGACACAGCCCGACGAGTACCTCCTCCAGGCACCGGACCCACGGGTGTCCGCCGAGCCGGCGGCCCAGGCCGCGGGCGCCGGCGGCAAGGTCTGCGTCGCCTGCCGGGCCGGCCGCGTGGACGACGACGGCTACTGCGAGAACTGCGGCCACGCCCAGCCGCGCGAACGGGACCACATGGAGCAGGAGTCCGGCCCCCTGGCCGCGGTCAGCGACCGCGGTCTGCGCCACCACCGCAACGAGGACGCGTTCGCCATCGGCACCACCACGCTGCCCGACGGCTCCCCCGCCTCCGTCGCGATCGTCTGCGACGGCGTCTCCTCGGCGACCCGCCCCGACGACGCCTCCGCGGCGGCGTCCAAGGCGGCGGGCGAGACGCTGCTGGCGGCCCTGCCGCGCGGCACGCACCCGCAGCAGGCGATGCACGACGCGATCCTCGCCGCCTCGCGCGCCGTCAACTCGCTCGCCGCGGAGCCCGCCACGGCCCTGGAGCAGGCCCCACACCAGAACGCCCCCGCCTGCACCATCGTCGGCGCCGTGGTGACGTCGGGCCTGCTGATCGTCGGCTGGGTCGGCGACAGCCGCGCCTACTGGGTGCCGGTCGACCGGAGCGCTCCCCCCGCCCGGCTCACCGAGGACGACTCCTGGGCCGCGCAGATGGTCGCCGCGGGCCTGATGAACGAGGCCGAGGCCTACGCCGACGAGCGCGCCCACGCGATCACCGGCTGGCTCGGCGCGGACGCCTACGAACTGGAACCGCACACCGCCGCGTTCAAGCCGGACCGCCCCGGTGTGGTGGTGGTCTGCACCGACGGCCTGTGGAACTACGCGGAGGCGGCCGAGGAGATGGCCCGCGTCGTCCCGCTCGACGCGGCCACGCAACCGCTGCACAGCGCCCGGGTGCTCGTCGGCCACGCCCTGGACGGCGGGGGCCACGACAACGTAACAGTGGCGCTCGTGCCGTTCCCGGCCGTGCCCCAGGGGGCAGGATCGGCCTGA
- a CDS encoding vWA domain-containing protein — translation MANFSKSNVPQFSVDVYQNEYLPEGAGEVNAIVTVTATGGGTIGTAVAAPHLYAPGQGPSAAVAIMVDCSGSMDYPPTKMRNARDATAAAIDTLRDGVHFAVIGGTHVAKEVYPGGGRVAVADATTREQAKQALRSLSAGGGTAIGTWLKLADRLLSSADVAIRHGILLTDGRNEHESPQDLKAALDACAGRFTCDARGVGTDWEVKEVTGIASALLGTADIVADPAALAADFTRMMETAMGKEVADVSLRLWTPVDTTVRFVKQVAPTVEDLTGRRTEASPRAGDYPLGSWGDESRDYHVCIEVPVANIGQEMLAGRISLVIPQPDGSVQNLGAQGLVRAVWTDDMAASTSINPQVAHYTGQAELAQVIQQGLDLRKSGDMDGATAKLGRAVQLASASGNADTAKLLAKVVDVVDAATGTVRLKAKVAEADEMTLETRSTKTVRVKK, via the coding sequence ATGGCCAATTTCTCGAAGTCGAACGTGCCCCAGTTCTCGGTGGACGTCTACCAGAACGAGTACCTGCCGGAGGGCGCCGGCGAGGTCAACGCCATCGTCACGGTGACGGCGACGGGCGGCGGCACCATCGGCACCGCGGTCGCGGCGCCCCACCTCTACGCGCCCGGCCAGGGCCCGTCCGCGGCCGTGGCGATCATGGTCGACTGCTCGGGTTCGATGGACTACCCGCCGACCAAGATGCGCAACGCCCGCGACGCCACGGCCGCGGCGATCGACACCCTGCGCGACGGCGTGCACTTCGCGGTGATCGGCGGGACCCACGTGGCGAAGGAGGTCTACCCGGGCGGCGGGCGCGTCGCGGTCGCCGACGCCACCACCCGCGAGCAGGCCAAGCAGGCGCTGCGCTCGCTCAGCGCCGGCGGCGGCACGGCCATCGGCACCTGGCTGAAACTGGCCGACCGCCTGCTGTCCTCCGCCGACGTCGCGATCCGGCACGGCATCCTGCTCACCGACGGCCGCAACGAGCACGAGTCACCCCAGGACCTGAAGGCCGCGCTCGACGCCTGCGCCGGGCGCTTCACGTGTGACGCGCGCGGCGTGGGCACCGACTGGGAAGTGAAAGAAGTCACAGGGATCGCCTCCGCCCTGCTCGGCACCGCCGACATCGTCGCCGATCCGGCCGCGCTCGCCGCGGACTTCACGCGGATGATGGAGACGGCGATGGGCAAGGAGGTCGCGGACGTCTCGCTGCGGCTGTGGACCCCCGTCGACACGACCGTGAGGTTCGTCAAGCAGGTCGCACCGACGGTCGAGGACCTGACCGGCCGGCGCACCGAGGCGAGTCCGCGCGCCGGCGACTACCCCCTTGGTTCCTGGGGAGATGAGTCGCGTGACTACCACGTCTGCATCGAAGTCCCGGTCGCGAACATCGGGCAGGAGATGCTGGCGGGCCGGATCTCCCTGGTCATTCCGCAGCCCGACGGCAGCGTCCAGAACCTCGGCGCGCAGGGTCTGGTGCGGGCCGTGTGGACGGACGACATGGCCGCCTCGACGTCGATCAACCCTCAGGTCGCCCACTACACCGGGCAGGCCGAACTGGCACAAGTCATCCAACAAGGTCTGGATCTTCGTAAGTCCGGAGATATGGACGGAGCAACGGCCAAACTGGGCCGGGCCGTTCAGCTCGCCAGTGCCTCCGGAAACGCGGATACTGCGAAACTGCTTGCGAAGGTGGTGGACGTGGTCGATGCCGCGACCGGTACTGTGCGACTGAAGGCGAAGGTCGCGGAGGCTGACGAGATGACGCTCGAAACCCGTTCCACCAAGACCGTTCGCGTGAAGAAGTGA
- a CDS encoding FHA domain-containing protein, with protein sequence MPTCPNGHQSGSDDWCEVCGHRMAGAVPPPPPPPPPPGGYGFPPPPGQGGPQGPGGQPGGRPPHLSAVPNAEPELCPQCRTPREGGAPFCEECRWNFLTNTATSYTPAAPPPGPGVRFQPPGRQGPPGPSYGGGDSYEYQGSRPSQVNRPAEPIPPFGGDPSGRPGPGGPGGPGGPGPGGPQGGGYGYPQPGGAPTSPGPGGPGGPGGFGGPGGPGGPGGPGGPGGPGGFGADPSRPVPPPPGPGGPGAPQAFHQSGPQAPPGFPQETQRPPQQGGPSFGGGDDDWVISPPTSGPGGQGGPGQGGYGYPQPGATQAPPGPGGFPQQPQAPQGPATWTATIGPDRDYFMAMMQRSGPEATGLNLPAYSPEQQRTLTGNQLTIGRRRHSTGDTPDIDLSTPPEDPGVSHQHAVLVQQPDGSWAVVDQNSTNGTTVNGSDEPIQPFVPVPLQDGDRVHVGAWTTITIRRG encoded by the coding sequence ATGCCGACCTGCCCGAACGGACACCAGTCGGGTTCCGACGACTGGTGCGAGGTCTGCGGTCACCGCATGGCGGGTGCCGTGCCTCCGCCTCCTCCCCCGCCGCCCCCGCCCGGCGGCTACGGCTTCCCGCCCCCGCCCGGCCAGGGCGGCCCGCAGGGCCCCGGCGGCCAGCCCGGCGGACGCCCGCCGCACCTGTCCGCCGTACCGAACGCCGAACCGGAGCTCTGCCCGCAGTGCCGTACGCCGCGTGAGGGCGGCGCCCCGTTCTGCGAGGAGTGCCGGTGGAACTTCCTGACGAACACGGCGACGTCGTACACCCCCGCGGCCCCGCCGCCCGGCCCCGGCGTGCGTTTCCAGCCACCGGGCCGGCAGGGCCCGCCCGGCCCGTCGTACGGCGGCGGTGACTCCTACGAGTACCAGGGCTCCCGCCCGTCGCAGGTGAACCGCCCCGCCGAGCCGATCCCTCCGTTCGGCGGCGACCCGTCCGGCCGCCCCGGCCCCGGTGGCCCCGGTGGCCCCGGTGGCCCCGGCCCCGGTGGCCCCCAGGGCGGTGGCTACGGCTACCCGCAGCCCGGCGGTGCCCCGACCTCGCCCGGCCCCGGCGGCCCGGGTGGTCCCGGCGGCTTCGGCGGCCCGGGCGGTCCCGGTGGTCCCGGTGGTCCGGGAGGTCCCGGCGGTCCCGGCGGCTTCGGTGCCGACCCCTCGCGGCCGGTCCCGCCCCCGCCCGGACCCGGCGGTCCCGGTGCTCCGCAGGCGTTCCACCAGTCCGGCCCGCAGGCCCCGCCCGGATTCCCGCAGGAGACCCAGCGGCCCCCGCAGCAGGGCGGTCCGTCCTTCGGCGGCGGTGACGACGACTGGGTGATCTCCCCGCCGACGTCCGGCCCGGGCGGCCAGGGCGGCCCCGGACAGGGCGGCTACGGCTACCCGCAGCCCGGCGCGACGCAGGCCCCGCCCGGACCCGGCGGCTTCCCGCAGCAGCCCCAGGCACCGCAGGGGCCCGCGACGTGGACGGCGACCATCGGCCCGGACCGCGACTACTTCATGGCGATGATGCAGCGCTCCGGCCCCGAGGCCACGGGCCTGAACCTGCCCGCGTACTCGCCCGAGCAGCAGCGCACGCTCACCGGCAACCAGCTCACGATCGGGCGCCGCCGGCATTCCACCGGCGACACCCCCGACATCGACCTGTCGACGCCGCCGGAGGACCCGGGCGTCTCGCACCAGCACGCGGTGCTGGTGCAGCAGCCGGACGGCAGCTGGGCGGTCGTCGACCAGAACTCGACGAACGGCACGACGGTCAACGGCTCGGACGAGCCGATCCAGCCCTTCGTCCCCGTACCGCTGCAGGACGGCGACCGGGTGCACGTGGGCGCCTGGACGACCATCACGATCCGCCGCGGCTGA
- a CDS encoding methyltransferase domain-containing protein, protein MGGYAPGRELDDLAAAAREALVRRIGASGAWDADPGWREAFAAVPRHLFVPYYYVGVAGGYERRWGESTDPGARERWMRGAYEDTPLATRLRDGELVSSSSQPSLMADMLAALGVAEGHTVLEIGAGTGYNAALLAHRLGDDKVTTVDLDPEITESARRHLAAAGYHPVVVTGDGARGVPERAPFDRIIATCALGGVPPAWVAQSRPGGRILVPLATGLIMLTVTGAGLAEGRFLHTPAYFVPLRGAGRPGGEPVQLGGVPHRAREDDLFRFLLALTRGSLDPQEAHALWEQEGRPQRERYGITVSGERQWAWLDDPEGPYAWPLPS, encoded by the coding sequence GACGATCTCGCCGCCGCCGCGCGGGAGGCGCTGGTGCGGCGGATCGGGGCGAGCGGGGCCTGGGACGCCGACCCGGGCTGGCGGGAGGCCTTCGCGGCGGTACCGCGGCACCTCTTCGTGCCGTACTACTACGTCGGCGTCGCGGGCGGCTACGAACGCCGCTGGGGAGAGAGCACCGACCCCGGAGCGCGTGAGCGGTGGATGCGGGGCGCCTACGAGGACACCCCGCTGGCCACCCGGCTGCGCGACGGCGAGCTGGTGTCCTCCAGCAGCCAGCCGTCCCTGATGGCGGACATGCTGGCCGCGCTGGGTGTCGCGGAGGGCCACACGGTCCTGGAGATCGGCGCCGGCACCGGCTACAACGCGGCGCTGCTGGCCCACCGGCTGGGCGACGACAAGGTCACCACCGTCGACCTCGACCCGGAGATCACCGAGTCGGCCCGCCGGCACCTGGCAGCCGCCGGGTACCACCCGGTCGTCGTCACCGGCGACGGCGCCCGGGGAGTGCCGGAGCGCGCGCCGTTCGACCGGATCATCGCCACCTGCGCCCTGGGCGGCGTCCCGCCCGCCTGGGTCGCCCAGAGCCGCCCCGGCGGCCGGATCCTCGTGCCGCTCGCCACCGGCCTGATCATGCTGACGGTGACGGGCGCCGGGCTCGCCGAGGGACGCTTCCTGCACACGCCCGCCTACTTCGTGCCGCTGCGCGGCGCCGGCCGGCCCGGGGGCGAGCCGGTCCAGCTGGGCGGGGTGCCGCACCGGGCCCGGGAGGACGACCTGTTCCGTTTCCTGCTGGCCCTGACCCGCGGCAGCCTCGACCCGCAGGAGGCGCACGCGTTGTGGGAGCAGGAGGGCAGGCCGCAGCGCGAGCGCTACGGCATCACCGTCAGCGGCGAGAGGCAGTGGGCCTGGCTGGACGACCCGGAGGGGCCGTACGCCTGGCCCCTCCCGTCGTGA